GGGCACTTACAGAGATGCCTCGTATTGCGAGTGAGTGGAATCGTGTTTTCGGACAATTACCAACAGAAGCAGACATTCAGGAGATGTATGAAGAATTCGAAGAGATTCTCTTCGCTATTTTACCGCGCTATGCGTCGCCTATTAATGGAGTAAAAGAAGTCATTGCTTCTTTACGTGAAAAAGGAATTAATATTGGTTCAACGACTGGCTATACGAGAGAAATGATGAACATTGTAGCTAAAGAAGCAGCTCTACAAGGGTATAAACCTGATTTCCTTGTAACGCCAGATGATGTTCCTGCGGGTCGTCCATATCCGTGGATGTGCTATAAAAATGCGATGGAACTAGGCGTTTATCCAATGAATCATATGATAAAAGTAGGGGACACAGTATCAGATATGAAAGAGGGAAGAAATGCTGGCATGTGGACAGTGGGTGTAATTCTCGGCAGTAGTGAACTCGGGTTAACTGAAGAGGAAGTGGATAATATGGATTCAGTAGAGCTTCGTGAAAAAATAGAAGTAGTTCGTAATCGCTTTGTTGAAAATGGAGCGCACTTTACGATTGAAACGATGCAGGAA
This Bacillus paramycoides DNA region includes the following protein-coding sequences:
- the phnX gene encoding phosphonoacetaldehyde hydrolase; the encoded protein is MKIEAVIFDWAGTTVDYGCFAPLEVFMEIFHKRGVEITAEEARKPMGLLKIDHVRALTEMPRIASEWNRVFGQLPTEADIQEMYEEFEEILFAILPRYASPINGVKEVIASLREKGINIGSTTGYTREMMNIVAKEAALQGYKPDFLVTPDDVPAGRPYPWMCYKNAMELGVYPMNHMIKVGDTVSDMKEGRNAGMWTVGVILGSSELGLTEEEVDNMDSVELREKIEVVRNRFVENGAHFTIETMQELETVMEHIEKQELIIS